GCATCAGCACGCGGTTGACGATGAAGGCCGGGTAGTCCTCGGCATTCGTCGTGGTCTTGCCGATCCGGTGAGCATAGGTAATCGCGGCATCGTAGGTCGTCTGATCGGTGTTCAGTCCACGGATCACTTCCACCAGCTTCATCAGCGGCACGGGGTTCATGAAATGCAGGCCGATGAAGCGCTCCGGCCGGTCCGTCACGGACGCCAGCCGGGTAATCGAGATCGAGGACGTGTTTGTCGCAAGGTAGGTGTGTGCCGGCACCACGTCGCAGATCGACCGGAAGATGGCTTCCTTCACGTCGCGCTTTTCGGTCGCCGCCTCGATCACGAGATCCGCCGCGGCCTGCGCCTTCATCTCGGTCGAAACCTTGACGCGCTTCAGCGCCGCCTTCATCGCGTCCACGGTAATGATGTCACGCGCCACTTGCCGGCCCATGTTGGCTTCGATGGTCGCCAGACCCTTTTCGAGGGCTGGCTGCGACACATCGGTGATCACTACATCGTATCCGGCGAGCGCTGAGACGTGGGCAATGCCGTTCCCCATCTGGCCCGCACCGATGACGCCGATCGTCCTGAATTCGGTCATGCAACGTTTCCTTGAACGCCTGTTGAATTGCGCCGTTATAGCGATTTGTGCATCGCAGCAAAGCTCAATCCGGCAGGGCCGCCAGATTGGCGGGGCGAAACAAAAAGCCCGGCGCCTGAAGCACCGGGCTTTCTGAATGGTTTTCCCGGCGCCTAAAGGGCGTTCGTCAGTTCCGGAACGGCGACGAAGAGGTCAGCCACGAGGCCGTAATCGGCGACCTGGAAGATCGGGGCTTCCTCGTCCTTGTTGATCGCGACGATGATCTTGGAATCCTTCATGCCGGCAAGGTGCTGGATGGCGCCCGATATACCGACGGCGATGTAGAGTTCCGGGGCGACGATCTTGCCGGTCTGGCCGACCTGGTAGTCGTTCGGCGCATAGCCCGCATCCACGGCGGCGCGCGAGGCGCCGACGGCCGCGCCGAGCTTGTCGGCGAGCGGAATGATCACTTCCTTGAACTTGTCGGACGAGCCGAGTGCACGGCCGCCCGAGACGACGCGCTTGGCGGCGGTGAGTTCCGGACGGTCCGACTTCACCATCTCTTCCGAGACGAACTCCGATTTGAACGGGCCGGACGGCGGCGCAACGTCTTCCACCGAAGCCGAACCGCCTTCGGCGGCGGCCGGGAACGCAGTGCCGCGCACGGTGATAACTTTCTTCGCGTCGGCCGATTTCACGGTCATGATGGCGTTGCCGGCATAAATCGGGCGAACGAAGGTCGAGGCATCGACGACTTCGACGATTTCCGAAAGCTGCATCACGTCGAGTTTCGCAGCGATGCGCGGGGCGATGTTCTTGCCCGTGGTGGTGGCGGCGATGAACACGGCGTCGTAGCCCGACATCAGCGGCACGACCAGTTCGGCCATCGCTTCAGCGGTCTGCTTGCGGAGGGTTTCGCCTTCCGCCTTCAGCACCTTGCGCACGCCCGAGATCTTTGCGGCGGCCGGGGCCACCGAGCCGGCATTCTCACCGGCAACCAGCACATCGACGTCGCCGCCGAATTTCGAGGCGGCGGTGACGACCTTGTGGGTCGCATCCGTCAGCGCGCCATGGTGATGTTCTGCGATTACGAGGACAGCCATTACACAGCTCCTGCAGCTTTGAGTTTCGCGACCAGGGTCGCCACGTCTTCAACCTTCACGCCGCCCGAACGGGCCGCAGGTTCGGTCACTTTCACCACCGTCAGGCGCGGCGTGATGTCGACGCCGTAATCGTCAGGCGATTTCTCGACGATCTCTTTCTTCTTCGCCTTCATGATGTTCGGCAGCGAGGCATAGCGCGGCTCGTTGAGGCGCAGGTCGACCGTCACGACCGCCGGCAGGGCGAGCTTCACGGTCTGCAGGCCGCCGTCGACTTCGCGGGTGACTTTCAGCGCGTCGCCGTCTTTCTCGATCTTGTAGGCGAAGGTGCCTTGCGGCCAGTCCAGCAGGGCCGCCAGCATCTGGCCGGTCTGGTTGGAATCGTCGTCGATTGCCTGTTTGCCGGTGAGGACCAGGTCAGGCTTTTCATCCGCGACGACCTTGGCCAGCAGTTTCGCCACGGCGAGCGGCTCGACGGTCACGTCGGTCTTGATCAGGATGCCGCGATCCGCGCCCATGGCGAGGGCGGTACGGATGGTTTCCTGCGCCTGTTGCGGGCCGATCGAGACAACCACGATCTCGGTGGCGACACCGGCTTCCTTGAGGCGCACGGCCTCTTCGACCGAAATCTCGTCGAAGGGGTTCATCGACATCTTGACGTTGGCGAGATCGACGCCGGTCTGGTCCGGCTTCACGCGGACCTTCACGTTGTAATCGATGACGCGCTTGACGGGCACGAGAACCTTCATGCGGGCGCTCCCAGTTGGTTTTTGGTTGTGGAACTCGAAAAGTGCGCCGTCCCTACCGTTGCGGCGCCCCGGGCGCAAGGCTTGACGCTTACGTCAGGGTCAATTTGGCGCGCTCGCTGGAAAGGTCTTTCAAGTCCGGCGGCGGGGGGCCTGTCAAAACCCGGCCCCTTGGTGTAGACGCACGTGTCCGAACCCGCCGCCCCCTTGCGGCCTGAAGCCCGGAAAGGAGACCGCCATGCCCCTGCTCCGTCTCCAATCCCAGCTTCAAGGTTCACATGAACATTATTTCTCGACTGGCGCGCTGCGCCGGACGGGTTTGGCGCTTTCCCGCCTCTAAAAGCGTCGACACAGACTTGGCTCGTTCGAAACGGCGCGCGCGCGTGCATCTGCGCGGGCGTTTGCCCGCACACCTGATGAAGGATATCGGCGTGGACGACGGCTGAGACCATTCAGGACGAGTCCGGGATTGCCGGCCCGCGCAGAACCGCGCTGAGCGTATCCAACAACGAA
The genomic region above belongs to Acidobacteriota bacterium and contains:
- a CDS encoding 3-hydroxybutyryl-CoA dehydrogenase, whose amino-acid sequence is MTEFRTIGVIGAGQMGNGIAHVSALAGYDVVITDVSQPALEKGLATIEANMGRQVARDIITVDAMKAALKRVKVSTEMKAQAAADLVIEAATEKRDVKEAIFRSICDVVPAHTYLATNTSSISITRLASVTDRPERFIGLHFMNPVPLMKLVEVIRGLNTDQTTYDAAITYAHRIGKTTTNAEDYPAFIVNRVLMPMINEAIYTLYEGVGNVQSIDTAMRLGANHPMGPLQLADFIGLDTCLSIMQVLHDGLADTKYRPCPLLVKFVEAGWLGKKSGKGFYDYSGDHPVPTR
- a CDS encoding electron transfer flavoprotein subunit alpha/FixB family protein, producing MAVLVIAEHHHGALTDATHKVVTAASKFGGDVDVLVAGENAGSVAPAAAKISGVRKVLKAEGETLRKQTAEAMAELVVPLMSGYDAVFIAATTTGKNIAPRIAAKLDVMQLSEIVEVVDASTFVRPIYAGNAIMTVKSADAKKVITVRGTAFPAAAEGGSASVEDVAPPSGPFKSEFVSEEMVKSDRPELTAAKRVVSGGRALGSSDKFKEVIIPLADKLGAAVGASRAAVDAGYAPNDYQVGQTGKIVAPELYIAVGISGAIQHLAGMKDSKIIVAINKDEEAPIFQVADYGLVADLFVAVPELTNAL
- a CDS encoding electron transfer flavoprotein subunit beta/FixA family protein, with protein sequence MKVLVPVKRVIDYNVKVRVKPDQTGVDLANVKMSMNPFDEISVEEAVRLKEAGVATEIVVVSIGPQQAQETIRTALAMGADRGILIKTDVTVEPLAVAKLLAKVVADEKPDLVLTGKQAIDDDSNQTGQMLAALLDWPQGTFAYKIEKDGDALKVTREVDGGLQTVKLALPAVVTVDLRLNEPRYASLPNIMKAKKKEIVEKSPDDYGVDITPRLTVVKVTEPAARSGGVKVEDVATLVAKLKAAGAV